CTTCAATATGGGTTAAATTCCCAGATTTTACATGTGAACTGGAGAACCCTTTGGCCAATATACGTAAGCATGTACGCTTAATTAAAAAGAGAGACTTATATCACCCAGTAGCTAGGCATTTTTCACAATGTTCTAAAGGTGGTATCAATAACTTTTCTTTTTCAGCAATAGAACATATACCCTGCCACCCTAGGGGTGGTAATAGAGAGAATGTtctgaacaaacaggagatgtattggatatacactctcaacactctccacccaCATGGCATTAACCTtgattgggagttgaaacactttCTTCAGGGTTAACTGGCTGGGGAGTCTTGAGAGTTCGTCTCCTTACATCACAGCATACACTAATTAACCCCTGCCTTTGTTGCATGCTCTGCTGTCCTCACATTACGTTTGATGATATAATTCAATACCAACTGTACCCTTGGTTATGTACATTTTTTCTATAtaattttcttttaatttttttctataatttatttatgtatttcatGCAATGCATTTATATATTTCTTTCTAAACAGTTTTTTCTCATTAGTTTAGTTAATGTGTATCATTGCATAGATATGTTAATTATGACTTACCTGTATTGCACTCTACACATCGTCATTACTTGACGGCGTgtgaatatataatgtatacaatgCGAATGCTGAATTGAAACACTTTCTATATCCATCTATTCTTTATAACCTCCTCAATGAGCCAAAAATACTATACAGTGCAattcattattattttatattcttGCTGCTATACATCACtcatgtttgtttttaatattttttttaatcaatttgtGTTATTGTTGTATATATACATTGTTGTCACTTTACTAGCTGTTATTACACAGGATATCTTATAGGCAAACTCTTTGTCCATAAAAGGCTTTTCCATCTGATTACCTAATTGATTAACAGTCTGTGGAAACATTTTTTTCAGCCAATAGGAGGATGGGGCTTGCCTACGTAAGATGCCTCTGTAGAGTTtcttcactctttgataaagtcccacgacgggatgaaacgcgtcagaggtctctctgtgatgtacagcaccaTCGTTTAATAAAGCTGACTTTAATTCAATTCTTGGCCGAGTTCCATTCACGCAGTGACCGCCTACACTCCATTATCGAATGTCGGGAACAGCCTTTAGCAGCCACTGTGATGACGATGACGCCGAAGATGCACAACTCTTGCGGGAGTTTGTGAACCAATCCGAGGAGAGAGGAAGGATCAATGggatcatacccccccccctcctaatgTCCAATTTTCTCaggtgtgtgtaggtcagtggctgtgtgtgtgtgtgtgtgtcagtgcgcgtGTGGAGGTCAGTGGAtctgtgtgtcactggctgtgtgtgtgtgtgtcagtaggtcactggctgtgtgtgtgtgtgtcagtaggtcactggctgtgtgtgtgtgtgtcagtaggtcactggctgtgtgtgtgtcagtaggtcactggctgtgtgtgtgtcagtaggtcactggctgtgtgtgtgtcagtaggtcactggctgtgtgtgtgtcagtaggtcactggctgtgtgtgtgtcagtaggtcactggctgtgtgtgtgtcagtaggtcactggctgtgtgtgtgtcagtaggtcactggctgtgtgtgtgtcagtaggtcactggctgtgtgtgtgtcagtaggtcactggctgtgtgtgtcagtaggtcactggctgcgtgtgtgtcagtaggtcactggctgcgtgtgtgtcagtaggtcactggctgcgtgtgtgtcagtaggtcactggctgcgtgtgtgtcagtaggtcactggctgcgtgtgtgtcagtaggtcactggctgcgtgtgtgtcagtaggtcactggctgcgtgtgtgtcagtaggtcactggctgcgtgtgtgtcagtaggtcactggctgcgtgtgtgtcagtaggtcactggctgcgtgtgtgtcagtaggtcactggctgcgtgtgtgtcagtaggtcactggctgcgtgtgtgtcagtaggtcactggctgcgtgtgtgtcagtaggtcactggctgcgtgtgtgtcagtaggtcactggctgcgtgtgtgtcagtaggtcactggctgcgtgtgtgtcagtaggTCAcgagctgcgtgtgtgtcagtaggtcactggctgcgtgtgtgtcagtaggtcactggctgcgtgtgtgtcagtaggtcactggctgtgtgtgtgtcagtaggtcactggctgtgtgtgtgtcagtaggtcactggctgtgtgtgtgtcagtaggtcACTGGCTGTGTCAGTGTCAGTaggtcactggctgtgtgtgtcagtgtctgtaggtcactggctgtgtgtgtcagtgtctgtaggtcactggctgtgtgtgtcagtgtctgtaggtcactggctgtgtgtgtcagtgtctgtaggtcactggctgtgtgtgtcagtgtctgtaggtcactggctgtgtgtgtcagtgtctgtaggtcactggctgtgtgtgtcagtgtctgtaggttactggctgtgtgtgtcagtgtctgtaggtcactggctgtgtgtgtcagtaggtcactggctgtgtgtgtctgtaggtcactggctgtgtgtcagtggctctgtgggctgtgtgtgtgtgtcagtaggtcagtggctctgtgtgtgtcagtaggtcagtggctgtgtgtgtcagtaggtcagtggctgtgtgtgtcagtaggtcagtggctgtgtgtgtcagtaggtCACTGGCgttgtgtcagtggctctgtgggttgtgtgtgtgtcagtggctctaaTGCCTCCTCATTTGCCCATACCCCTTGCACGGGAATTGGGACCCCACACACCGGAAATGGCATGTGTGCACCGCCAccagggtgaggggggtggggaggggggactgctCATTACCGGCTTCTCACAAGACCGAGTCCGGCCATTGCAGTAGACCGATGAGAAGACGCCATACAGGAGTCATCCTTCCCTGCCTGGAATCGGACCAGGGCCTTCGGGAccactcccctccatcctctgATAAACCAGGGGGGGCGATCAGCTTCAGTTGGACCTTTCTTCTTTCAGCGTTCCGGCCCGTCAGCCATGGAGGATCTCTTCTGCTTGAAGCACATTCCCAGGCCAGTCCATTCGGGCCCCAGAACCAGCATACTTCAAGACCTCTGTTCTTTCTGAAGAGCAAGACCAGGACCATCATCCAATGCAAGCAAATCCTTTTGGGGCAGTATGTGAGGAAAGTGTGATGTTTCTTTAAAGTTTTAGTAGATGGAGCTGGAAAGGCAACTTTGTCCCTTTAAGGCTTCAATTGCTGTCAATTAGTCACCATTTCCTTTGTCCCTGTGCAGAGTTCCTCACTTCTGTCCAGGACGGCTGGGTGCCATTTCCTTTGTCCCTGTGCAGAGTTCCTCACTTCTGTCCAGGACGGCTGGGTGCCATTTCATTTGTCCCTGTGCAGAATTCCTCACTTCTGTCCAGGACGGCTGGGTGCCATTTCATTTCTCCCTGTGCAGAGTTCCTCACTTCTGTCCAGGACGGCTGGGTGCCATTTCCTTTTTCCCTGGTGCAGAGTTCCTCACTTCTGTCCAGGACGGCTGGGTGCCATTTCCTTTTTCCCTGGTGCAGAGTTCCTCACTTCTGTCCAGGACGGCTGGGTGCCATTTCCTTTGTCCCTGTGCAGAGTTCCTCACTTCTGTCCAGGACGGCTGGGTGCCATTTCATTTGTCCCTGTGCAGAATTCCTCACTTCTGTCCAGGACGGCTGGGTGCCATTTCATTTGTCCCTGTGCAGAGTTCCTCACTTCTGTCCAGGACGGCTGGGTGCCATTTCCTTTGTCCCTGTGCAGAGCTCCTCACTTCTGTCCAGGACGGCTGGGTGCCATTTCCTCTCTCCTGGTGCAGAGTTCCTCACTTCTGTCCAGGACGGCTGGTTGCCATTTCCTTTGTCCCTGTGCAGAGCTCCTCACTTCTGTCCAGGACGGCTGGGTGCCATTTCCTCTCTCCCGGTGCAGAGTTCCTCACTTCTGTCCAGGACGGCTGGGTGCCATTTCCTTTGTCCCTGTGCAGAGTTCCTCACTTCTGTCCAGGACGGCTGGGTGCCATTTCCTTTGTCCCTGTGCAGAGCTCCTCACTTCTGTCCAGGACGGCTGGGTGCCATTTCCTTTGTCCCTGTGCAGAGCTCCTCACTTCCGTCCAGGACGGCTGGGTGCCATTTCCTTTGTCCCTGTGCAGAGCTCCTCACTTCTGTCCAGGACGGCTGGGTGCCATTTCCTTTGTCCCTGTGCAGAGCTCCTCACTTCTGTCCAGGACGGCTGGGTGCCATTTCCTTTGTCCCTGTGCAGAGCTCCTCACTTCTGTCCAGGACGGCTGGGTGCCATTTCCTTTGTCCCTGTGCAGAGCTCCTCACTTCTGTCCAGGACGGCTGGGTGCCATTTCCTCTCTCCTGGTGCAGAGTTCCTCACTTCTGTCCAGGACGGCTGGGTGCCATTTCCTTTGTCCCTGTGCAGAGCTCCTCACTTCTGTCCAGGACGGCTGGGTGCCATTTCCTTTGTCCCTGGTGCAGAGTTCCTCACTTCTGTCCAGGACGGCTGGGTGCCATTTCCTTTGTCCCTGTGCAGAGCTCCTTACTTCTGTCCAGGACGGCTGGGTGCCATTTCCTTTGTCCCTGTGCAGAGCTCCTCACTTCTGTCCAGGACGGCTGGGTGCCATTTCCTTTGTCCCTGTGCAGAGCTCCTCACTTCTGTCCAGGACGGCTGGGTGCCATTTCCTCTCTCCTGGTGCAGAGTTCCTCACTTCTGTCCAGGACGGCTGGGTGCCATTTCCTTTGTCCCTGTGCAGAGCTCCTCACTTCTGTCCAGGACGGCTGGGTGCCATTTCCTTTGTCCCTGGTGCAGAGCTCCTCACTTCTGTCCAGGACGGCTGGGTGCCATTTCCTTTGTCCCTGGTGCAGAGTTCCTCACTTCTGTCCAGGACGGCTGGGTGCCATTTCCTTTGTCCCTGTGCAGAGCTCCTTACTTCTGTCCAGGACGGCTGGGTGCCATTTCCTTTGTCCCTGTGCAGAGCTCCTCACTTCAGTCCAGGACGGCTGGGTGCCATTTCCTTTGTCCCTGTGCAGAGCTCCTCACTTCTGTCCAGGACGGCTGGGTGCCATTTCCTCTCTCCTGGTGCAGAGTTCCTCACTTCTGTCCAGGACGGCTGGGTGCCATTTCCTTTGTCCCTGTGCAGAGTTCCTCACTTCTGTCCAGGATAGCTCGGGCGAGGATCCTTCATCTATTTGGCGAGTAAAATCTGATTTTATTCCAAGAACTCCTCGCCTTCTTCTAGAGATTTTTTTTATGACAAGCAGACTGAAGGGGACAATCCACCTGTACCCGACTCCATTTTCCCTTAGGAGTTTGGTGATAGGCTGCAATTTTCGGCATCTGCCTAGCGTTGTGGGGGACAATTCTTGGAAGATTTGCATGTTTATCCTCTCGAGTGTACCCGATAAGGTGTTCCTTGTGATTTGGCATAGAGCTTCTTTGGTTTTAAAGTAATGAAACGGCATAATGATATCCCTTGGTGGTTCCTCCGGTTGCGGCCTACATCGTAAGACCTTATGACACATATCTAGTTGCAATTCTGCTTCAGTTTTAGAAGGAAGAATAGGTCAGCCATCTTGATATGTGCTCCTCTATTTCAGTGATGGATTCAGGAATACTTCTTATTCTAATATTATTGCGCCTGTCTTTGTTTTCAGAATCTTCCTGCTTGTCCGCTATGTCCGAGATCTGCGTCTTAAGGTAGGCGGTAGTCTTCATTTTTGCACTGTGCTTTTATGGTTGAATCCATTTTCCTTTCAGTTCGTCAGTTTTTTCTCCAATGAGTTATTTCACTTCTCAGTCCCATCATCTCCTCACGGATCAAGAACTTTAAGTCAGTAATGAATTGCTTCAGATCACTTTTTTTGTGATCAATTCTCTCTCCGCACCAGCGCTCCTTTCTCTCCCGGACGGAGTCGGAGCCATAGCTGGACGCCGGGGGTCTTCCCGCCCGCGCCATTTCAGGATTTTGAAAATAAGTCTTCAAATTCAGCGGTGTCTCTCTCTTCTGAGACCTTGTGGTCATCCTGGGACGATGGGAAGTCTGGGTCTGAAGTTTATTTGTCTACTTGTACTGTTTTTAGCTGTTTTAGTGCTTATTAGAGCCGGGAATGAGCAGAGCCTCTAAACTAAGCTGCCATACCCGCAGCAATCGGGCATGCGCCTATCAAATGTAGCATGTTGGACCAAGTGCCCCGGTCCCCTCATCGCTCCCCCCAATCAATATGAAGAGACGACATCTACAATATAACCCACACAAGGTCACAttgctttatttaaaaaattattttttacagttttattttgaaactggcGAGGGAGGGTTATACACAGAGGGCAGGGGAGTATACACAGTAATGGCAGGAGTTTATATACAGTGGGAAGGAGGGATATATgcaaatatacacacactaataggtaggTTACATACACAAAATGGGGAAGGAGTTCTCTATACACACACCATTGGGTGAGGGATGGGTGAGGGATGGGTGAGGGATGGGTGAGGGATGCAGAAACACATTTGGAAGGCGGAGAGTCTGGCAGCTCATTTACGGTTCGCCCGCGCCGTGCCGATGACGCACTCATTCACCTGGAATAAGAAGTGCAGAAGGAGGTTATAGAGGCGGCAATGGCGCCCAGCAGAGTATTAATTCCTCTTGTAACAGTCTCTGCAACGGGCGACCCTCAAATTACTCCACAGGCAAAAATTCACTTATTTTGTCTGGGCTGGTCACATGCGATTACTTGATCATTGTTCTTTCCCATAATCTCAGTGATTCATGGTATCGACAGTATTATAAGGAGGGACGGATcccttaaccccgtcactgccattagtaccctttgtccctaggagggactgactccttaaccctgtcactgccattagtaccctttgttcctaggaaggactgaccccttaacaatgtcactgccattagtacccttTGTTCCtacgagggactgaccccttaacaatgtcactgccattagtaccctttgcccctaggagggactgaccccttaacaatgtcactgccattagtaccctttgcccctaggagggactgaccccttaacaatgtcactgccattagtaccctttgttcctaggagggactgactccttaaccctgtcactaccattagtaccctttgttcctaggagggactgaccccttaacaatgtcactgccatttgtagactttgcccctaggagggactgaccccttaaccatgtcactgccattagtaccctttgttcctaggagggactgactccttaaccctgtcactgccattagtaccctttgccactaggagggactgacccttgcACACTCACCTTGCTGGCAAACCGTAAAGAATTCAAAGTCTCTGCAAAGTTCTCATCAAGCGGGGAAATGTTTACAAACATTAAcctgagggggtgagagagggagtgagagagaggggtgagagagggagagatggggggttgggggtgtcaCACATTACACTCCCGTTGGGTAACTCACATTTTGGCGTTGCCCCCCAGACTGTTCTGTAGGAGGTACGTCAGCTTACTGTTCCTGTATGGGACGTGCGCTTcctgcacagagggagagagacagaacacACCACTTTCATAAAAAAAGAGACAGCCTTTCAAATGATGAGACCGCTCAGGTCTGTCAGCTATCCGTGTCAGTCACACGAGTCCCAGGTATCTGTATGTAACCGCGCTCTGCCCTGGGAAAATGAGACCGCTTCTTCTGTTTCTCATAAAACGGCTggtcccttaaccctgtcactgccattaatacattTTGCCCCTAGGACACACTGACccgttaaccctgtcactgccttagtacactttgcccctaggagacactaaccccttaaccctgtcactgccattagtaccctttgcccctaggagacagtgaccccttaaccatgcaCCTCTGTAGCGACCAGTCGTGATGTATCTAGCTGCATATCTGTGACAGATATTGTGGATGTAATGTGGCCGGCAGTTACCTTGTTACATAGCGAGGTTATAACCAGCCCCAGGTTGGACAGGGACGTGTTGATACACTGCGTCTCCCTCAGTCTGTCCCCTATAGACAGCGACCGATCCAGACGCTCGCTCCCCGCAAGATCAATCAGACTCAGCAGAGCTGGGGGCACAAACACGGCACTTGTAACATATAGCGTATGCACACGCACTGTGGgtagatacacacacgtacacgcacGCAACAGATCATCATCTGGTCAGTTGGGGCTACCCCCAGGGTATATACCACATTAAACAGACCGTATATAGCATCACTTACACGACGTCCGGACGTCTCGCGTCAGGTTCTCGCCCTCGATCTTCAGCTGGAAGACGCTATGACTGCGGGAGGATCGGTCATTCAGAGCGGTTTTGGCCACGGAGCGGTTTGCGTTTGCCGTCCGGAGCAGCTCATGGACCTGGGAGGATTGCGAGGTTACAGACGCACACGCCAGTTCACAAAATGCTGCACAACCCACACCACACGTGGCTTACCTCCTCCTCGCTGGCCACGTCCACATAGCGCAGGTTGGTCACGTAGACCTGGCTGTTTGTGGAGCTGACCTTCCGGATCTCATACTCCAGCTTTTTATCCGGCCGGGTCACCAGCAGGTCCCGCAGAGACTCGTTATATATCTCCAGGAAGCTGGCCGTAAAGGTATACTGGAAGCGAAACAAGCATTGTACCTAAACAGCAAGATCCTGTCCAAGCACAGGGCAATACTCTATAGGCCCACCCACCGGAGAACCAATACACCCCACAGGGTAATACTCTATAGGCCCACCCACCGGAGAACCAATACACCCCACAGGGTAATACTCTATAGGCCCACCCACCGGAGAACCAATACACCCCACAGGGTAATACTCTATAGGCCCACTATAAGGGGtataagactgtaacaatggtatttgggaccaagactaaatttgtaaagcttccagtgactgagctcctgattagaaccaacgctaacaccaccctaacacctgtcactagttttaaatacctgggcttatggtttgactcccacttaacattcgggatgcacattgataccctgacaaccaagacctatgccaaactaggggtactttacaggaacaaatcctccctaagtctcctggtcagaaaacatatcgcacagcagatgctaatgccaattattgactatggagacatagtatatggctcggcacctcaaacccaccttggcaaacttgacaccctctacaattcaatttgtcgttttgttctccaatgcaactacaacacacatcactgtgaaatgctcaaagaactagattggtcatcactagagtctatgcgcaaagttcacatttcctgtcttgccttcaaattctttatggacaagctacccagctatctgaacaagctcctcacccccaccacatgcagcacctatcacctgagatcagactctaaaagactgttcatggtctcaaggctcaacaaagtatccggccgttccttcttctcttaccgtgctccccaaaactggaacaacctaccagagactctcacatccaccaccagtctaagttctttcaaatctaaggctgtctcacattttaacctggtctgtaactgttacatacgcccataatatatattatctgtaactgttacatacgcctataatatatattatctgtaactgttacatacgctcataatatatattttctttaactgtgcacgcaatgtcttgtatataatgtataccttgttcatttatgtaactgtatttgtaaccatgtattatttgtcttactctgtgcccaggacatgcgtgaaaacgagaggtaactctcaatgtattacttcctgtaacacatgttataaataagtGAATAGGCTAAAGGCGGTGATGTTGCTCTGTCCCTTGCACAGTAAATATGAAGCCGCCATTAGTCAGACTCCGACGCGCATGCGaggcctccttacctcccacccgTTGGTGCTCAGCTCCTCCGCGTGGCGGAATATTTGGTGGATGGCTCTGGGGATCATTCCCATGGTTTCCGGGGAGCCATGCCGTGGTCCCTCCATGGTGTAAGTCTTCCCGCTGCCCGTCTGGCCGTATGCGAAGATACACACGGGGTAACCGTCCAGCGCAGACTGCCCGGGAGAAACAGTTACAGTTCTGCATTACAGCCTCCtctagcagggaaggggttaacacaaGTGTGAGCGCACACGTACACACCTGAACCAGTAACTCAATCTCCTCAAACACGGCAGGCTGGCCGCACGACGGGGGGAAGACGCAGTCAAAGCTGAAATCGTATTTAACGGCGTCCTTTCTTTCTCGCCCAACGTGAGACTGCAGGGAAGAAATAAGTGAGCGAGAGGGGACAGGGCGCCAGGGGGAGTGGGGACAGGGTGccaggggggagtggggagaggggacagggcgcCAAGGGGAGTGGGGACAGGGCGCCGGGGGGAGTGGGGACAGGGCGCCAAGGGGAGTGGGGACAGggcgccgggggtggggggggagaagaggggacagggcgcctgggggagagaggacagggcgccggggggggggggaggggggagagggcgccagggggggggggggggtggtggggggtagatggggggggggggggggggaaagaggaaacagggcgccggggggggggggaggagagaggggacagggcgccgggggggggggtgacaacagggcgccggggggggggggggggggggggtttggacaaggcgccggggaaggggggggggggggaaagaggggacagggcgctgaggagggaagggggggggggacgacagggCGCTGGGGGAcagggcgccgggggggggggtttggacaGGGCACCGGGACGACGAcagggcaccaggggagggggggggagacagggcgccgggggggggggggggggggaggagagcggagaggggacagggcgccggggggagagcagagaggggacagggcgcCGGGGGGAGGAGGACAGGGGGGTGAATGCGATGCATCAGACAAACCAAAGGCTCATCGCCACAGATTCCCACCGCCCAGCACACATCTCTTACCTCCTCCGTCTTGGATAAGACTATACACTGCTCGTCGCCCTTAGGGAAGGAGATGTGACTGGCGGGCAGCGTCTCCTCAGTGTGCAGGGCAGGGCGCACACGGCAGAACACGCGGATGTTTCCCTGAACAGAAGGAAGggcggggtgagagagggggcggggtgaGGTGAGAGggcggggtgagagagggggcggggtgaGGTGAGAGAGGGCGGGCCAATCAATACAACATGCAAATAGTAACACGTTTGGCATCCTGTGCTCTTCCCCCGACCCAGCGCCGCACCTTCAGCTCCTGCACCAGGTTATGCAGGCGTCGGCGCTCCGTCTCCAGGGCGTGCACCTGGGCGTCCCGCTCTGCGACGGTCCTTCTGCAGGATGTGAGGTCCTCGCTCTGCTCCCGCACAATGCCCCGCAGCTTGGTGACTTCGCTCTCAGAGCACGCCAGCTTCACCTACAGCAGAGACGGGTCAGTGGTGTCCTACCCGTATGCTAAACATACAGTAAACAGGACAGGTACACGGCCCACCTCCTTGACCTGCAGCAGCTGAGCGAGGCCCCCGTTCGCCTCCTGAAGCTCCTCCACGGTGTGGTTCAGGGACCGAAGCTCCGCCTCCTGTCGCGCGCACAGGCCTGAGAGACGCCCCACCTCCGCCTCAGAGACCGTCAGCTTCTGCTGTGCTGCCTGTAGCTCCAATTCCAGAGCGCTGACGGCAGAGACGAGAGGACATTAAGATAACGAGACAGTACCACTTACTGCACAGAGTATAACTGTacttatattatacacagacacacacacacacacactgcacagagtATAACTGTacttatattatacacagacacacacaaatcaacaatatCCCCATGCAACTCCAGCGTGTAACGGCTGCATGTGTCCGCACATGGACGTGTGTGGGCCCTGGACACGGATATATGGTATCAgtaaaacacacgcacacactgtgtaTTATAACCACGCCACAGCAACACGCTACAAAACGCACACGCCCTGAAGCACAGAGTTGGGAAGTGTATGTAACACTATGAATACACCTCACATTACACATACTGATGTAGGTGTACGAGgaaatacacatcacacactagCTGTGTAcatgcttcggggggggggggggctcctgtaacacacacgcacgcacacacacacacacacacacacacacacacacacgtctcaccAGTTCGCTTGGCTCAGCTTCGTGTTCTCACACGTCAGGGCCTCGAGGTTCCTCCGCATCTGTCCTGCGCTGAGCTGGAGGCGCTGGTTCTCACCGGACAGGCCTTGCACCTTGTCCTTGAAGTTGTTCACTTTGTCCCGCATGTCCGTGACCTGACCCTTCAGGTCCCAAGCTGCCCGCTTCCGCTTGTCACCCGCGGGGGCCGACTGGGCAACACCTGGGGGACAACTTACAGGCGTCActgggtcagacccacacagGAGAAGGCC
The window above is part of the Ascaphus truei isolate aAscTru1 chromosome 20 unlocalized genomic scaffold, aAscTru1.hap1 SUPER_20_unloc_3, whole genome shotgun sequence genome. Proteins encoded here:
- the KIFC1 gene encoding kinesin-like protein KIFC1 — its product is MASRLPILPRTKRVRCDENQESTEKKRFRASSPDEDPPVVRVAASIATSRLRAPPVAAMPRAQVIGRQSLAPIRPKNRMPAVVSAGVAQSAPAGDKRKRAAWDLKGQVTDMRDKVNNFKDKVQGLSGENQRLQLSAGQMRRNLEALTCENTKLSQANCALELELQAAQQKLTVSEAEVGRLSGLCARQEAELRSLNHTVEELQEANGGLAQLLQVKEVKLACSESEVTKLRGIVREQSEDLTSCRRTVAERDAQVHALETERRRLHNLVQELKGNIRVFCRVRPALHTEETLPASHISFPKGDEQCIVLSKTEESHVGRERKDAVKYDFSFDCVFPPSCGQPAVFEEIELLVQSALDGYPVCIFAYGQTGSGKTYTMEGPRHGSPETMGMIPRAIHQIFRHAEELSTNGWEYTFTASFLEIYNESLRDLLVTRPDKKLEYEIRKVSSTNSQVYVTNLRYVDVASEEEVHELLRTANANRSVAKTALNDRSSRSHSVFQLKIEGENLTRDVRTSSLLSLIDLAGSERLDRSLSIGDRLRETQCINTSLSNLGLVITSLCNKEAHVPYRNSKLTYLLQNSLGGNAKMLMFVNISPLDENFAETLNSLRFASKVNECVIGTARANRK